A window from Candidatus Rickettsiella viridis encodes these proteins:
- a CDS encoding ankyrin repeat domain-containing protein: protein MSTSPLSARLKQIDEENTKLEITKQHIKSSDTTWYDSDDIANLLKLLNSGSEVQIASAIPFTTTDNKIQKNIIGGVLNSTASPTIIFPINATTNIGVNGGTHWILGVYYKNDRKLAIFDPYGKTPITGKIKKFFQTIIPDVEIGINQQTFQTDGHSCGPIFIEIANRIAFDPENDDGILDEQTINHLREKHINMINEKIERNNQEKTSLLAQSSQNRPEIDDTNQAFSDDDMASVIESVVEDELANEFDYNSEDENHIYENNLYEIPLYEIPLDDENDLNLNRATEDKESGYSSDSGSEHVKANSDTKKTTHELSINSQKLLYESIKKNNRNLFQEVLKAGINPTTNSLLIAIAYKRTEMAQILIKNGAKLDDKAIRNIYLNLYPDIQFSDKAIAQLPLFIQLQKEVATSNSATQMQTNTFNSLSLHLAAEKGLLTPTKYLLRERTRQINEASIKDKDRILDVINYQDPKHGYATALHLAAKNGHTKIVKELLENSANPAFEDSHGNTALHLAAKNNHADIVNLLFQYGAKLLVKNKKGNTPLTLAVKNNRLEMVKQLLNKNVHYRSSFAEGANQLHLAIQNKNIDMVALLLEYNAKPNDEDHKALMTLVVENNRKDILEGLFSAKILLSKDNLNHALRLAATLNRSPIAELLIYHGANISTQDQEGNTPLHLAIHKNNPQIVPKLLKYCGKTDLLVKNKKGEIPLTLAIKNNRLEMVKQLLNKKAHLYSSAEDGANQLCVAIQNENPDMVELLLKNDAKPYMNDYSKLLALEIKYNRIDTLKNLLKNHKLTDIHLNDALHLAVAHNRLAITKLLLSYGAKISAPDQQNNTPLHTAVEHKKHNMVAYLVKHSSQDLFSFNSQGYSPFHLAILNGNERLAKQLNQAQAEYTRHFTYRLKLFFGQKPVPDLMYHLSKQGDTVLHLAAYSGNQSLFDSLHQFIEANDPQFLQRRNDEGFSAQEVMQEIQENQAQIISNSSVVIASNPVTPDEEQEPHPSDAQPKTIVSLGINQGLTLFNNKTQSGTLGNSSKGNQADADTQADNGLYAMRL, encoded by the coding sequence ATGTCTACCTCACCACTAAGCGCTCGACTTAAACAAATAGACGAAGAGAATACTAAGCTAGAAATAACAAAACAACATATAAAGAGCAGTGACACCACTTGGTATGATAGTGATGATATTGCTAATCTTCTTAAGCTGTTAAACAGTGGATCGGAAGTGCAAATTGCATCCGCTATTCCCTTTACTACTACAGATAACAAAATACAGAAAAATATAATCGGAGGTGTCTTAAACTCCACCGCTAGTCCAACTATTATCTTCCCTATCAATGCTACCACTAACATCGGTGTTAATGGTGGAACTCATTGGATCCTTGGTGTTTACTATAAAAACGATAGAAAACTAGCTATTTTTGACCCCTACGGTAAAACGCCAATCACTGGAAAAATAAAAAAATTCTTTCAAACAATCATTCCCGATGTTGAGATCGGAATAAATCAGCAGACTTTCCAAACAGATGGTCACAGTTGTGGACCTATTTTTATAGAAATAGCAAACAGAATAGCTTTCGATCCTGAAAACGACGACGGGATTTTAGATGAACAGACTATTAATCATTTGCGTGAAAAACACATTAATATGATCAATGAAAAAATAGAAAGAAACAATCAAGAAAAAACTTCACTACTTGCTCAATCTTCACAAAATAGACCTGAAATTGACGATACGAACCAGGCATTCAGTGACGATGACATGGCGTCTGTAATTGAGTCTGTAGTAGAGGATGAGTTAGCCAACGAGTTCGATTATAATAGTGAAGACGAGAATCACATCTACGAAAATAACCTCTACGAAATACCTCTATACGAAATACCTCTAGATGATGAGAACGATCTTAACTTAAACAGGGCTACTGAGGATAAAGAAAGTGGTTATAGCTCAGATAGCGGATCCGAGCATGTAAAAGCGAACTCTGACACAAAAAAAACAACGCATGAGCTTAGCATAAACAGTCAAAAATTACTTTATGAATCAATTAAAAAGAACAATAGAAACTTATTTCAAGAAGTATTAAAAGCAGGTATCAATCCAACGACTAATTCCCTTTTAATAGCTATCGCTTATAAGCGTACCGAGATGGCACAAATACTCATCAAAAATGGTGCTAAGCTAGATGATAAAGCGATTAGAAATATATATCTAAATCTATATCCGGACATCCAATTTAGCGACAAAGCTATAGCACAATTACCTCTATTTATACAACTGCAAAAAGAGGTAGCTACAAGTAACTCAGCGACTCAAATGCAAACAAACACCTTTAACTCGCTTTCGCTGCATCTTGCCGCTGAAAAAGGGCTTCTAACACCCACTAAATACCTTCTAAGAGAGAGAACTAGACAGATAAATGAAGCCTCAATTAAAGATAAAGACCGTATTCTCGACGTAATCAATTATCAAGATCCTAAGCATGGTTATGCTACCGCATTACATCTCGCTGCAAAAAATGGACACACTAAGATAGTGAAGGAATTACTAGAAAACTCTGCTAATCCTGCGTTCGAAGATAGCCATGGTAATACCGCATTGCATTTAGCGGCAAAAAACAATCATGCGGATATAGTTAACCTGCTATTTCAGTATGGTGCCAAATTATTAGTCAAAAATAAGAAGGGAAACACCCCGCTAACACTGGCAGTAAAAAATAATCGGCTCGAGATGGTTAAACAATTGCTCAATAAAAATGTCCATTACCGCAGTTCTTTTGCAGAGGGTGCTAACCAACTGCATTTAGCCATACAAAATAAAAACATCGATATGGTAGCGCTATTGCTGGAATACAATGCCAAACCTAATGATGAAGATCACAAAGCGTTAATGACATTAGTGGTAGAAAACAATCGTAAGGATATCCTCGAAGGTTTATTCTCCGCCAAGATTCTTTTATCTAAAGATAACCTTAACCATGCTTTGCGGTTAGCGGCAACCCTTAATCGCTCGCCGATAGCTGAACTACTCATTTATCACGGCGCTAACATATCCACTCAGGATCAAGAAGGGAATACACCACTTCATTTAGCAATCCATAAGAATAATCCTCAGATCGTTCCTAAATTACTTAAATATTGTGGTAAAACTGATTTATTAGTCAAAAATAAGAAGGGAGAAATCCCGCTAACGCTGGCGATAAAAAATAATCGGCTCGAAATGGTTAAACAATTGCTAAATAAAAAAGCCCATCTTTATAGTTCTGCGGAAGACGGCGCTAATCAACTGTGTGTAGCGATCCAAAATGAAAATCCTGATATGGTAGAACTACTACTGAAGAACGACGCTAAACCTTATATGAATGATTATTCAAAGCTACTGGCATTAGAGATAAAATACAATCGTATTGATACCCTCAAAAATTTATTAAAAAATCACAAGTTAACTGATATCCATCTTAACGACGCTTTACATTTAGCGGTAGCCCATAACCGCTTAGCAATAACTAAGTTACTGCTTTCTTATGGCGCTAAGATATCCGCCCCGGATCAACAAAACAACACACCACTTCACACAGCAGTCGAACATAAAAAGCATAATATGGTGGCTTATTTAGTTAAACATAGCTCGCAGGACCTATTTAGCTTTAACAGTCAGGGTTATTCGCCATTTCATTTGGCTATCCTCAATGGAAATGAACGCTTGGCTAAACAATTAAATCAGGCACAAGCGGAATACACCCGTCACTTCACCTATCGTTTAAAACTATTTTTTGGCCAAAAACCAGTCCCTGACCTTATGTATCACCTTTCAAAACAAGGCGATACTGTCCTACATCTTGCGGCATACTCTGGAAATCAATCCCTGTTTGACTCACTACACCAATTTATAGAGGCAAACGATCCTCAATTTCTACAACGACGCAATGACGAAGGCTTTTCTGCACAAGAAGTCATGCAGGAAATCCAAGAAAACCAAGCTCAAATAATAAGCAACAGCTCTGTTGTAATCGCTTCTAATCCAGTAACACCAGATGAAGAACAGGAACCTCATCCTTCTGATGCACAACCAAAGACAATCGTCTCATTAGGAATAAACCAAGGACTTACGTTGTTTAACAACAAAACCCAATCCGGCACTCTTGGAAATTCCTCAAAAGGTAATCAAGCAGATGCAGATACTCAAGCAGATAACGGTCTATACGCAATGCGGTTGTAA
- the polA gene encoding DNA polymerase I — protein MKKPLILVDGTSYLYRAYHALPPLNNTKGEPTGAIYGVINMLRKLIKDYQPDHIGIVFDAKGKTFREDLYTAYKANRATMPEELQQQIEPLYAIVDSLGLPRLILEGVEADDVIASLAEKAIQQHLPVLISTGDKDFAQLVNPHITLVNTMTNTVLDREGVIKKFGVTPEQITDYLSLVGDAVDNVPGIPNVGPKTAAKWLNQYGDLATLIKNAADISGKVGENLRAHLDQLPLSRQLVTIKKDIELNVDIEDLRPKAADTAELMRWYKQLEFKGWIKELEKTTPPIEEENTATKNTDSQQWDFQQVPRNCELSGNTAENSSAKNIPKKNYPIILDEPSLDHWIKQLETASEWALDTETTSLDAMNAELVGLSFAIKPGKAVYIPLAHDYLDAPKQLDRNLVLKKLKPLLENPKQLKIGHNLKYDMSVLANYGIQLQGLAFDTMLESYLLDSASNQHSLDNAALKYLDYKTIHFVDIAGKGAKQKTFNQIDLTTAGEYAAEDSDIALQLHQTLWPQLTQTPPLATVLTTLEMPLVSVLSRIERYGVLIDAALLKKQSVSLAKRLLILEKKAYDLAGKTFNLSSPKQLQTILFIEQGLPIVEKTPTGQASTSESVLQSLALEYPLANVILKHRSLSKLKSTYTDKLPLQINPKTGRVHTSYHQAAVSTGRLSSSDPNLQNIPARTEEGRKIRQAFIAAPGYRIISADYSQIELRIIAHFSQDKGLLDAFAQGLDIHQATAAEVLKIPLEKVTSEQRRSAKAVNFGLVYGMSAFGLARQLGIGREEAKQYIDRYFMRYPGVKNYMERTRQQAKQQGYVTTLLGRRLNLPRINASDPLQRKASERAAINAPLQGSAADIIKKAMIDVDHAFLSQGIDARMIMQVHDELVVEAAISCQAKAKQLLEEHMVNVVKLRVPLIVDIHTGHNWAESP, from the coding sequence ATGAAAAAACCGCTTATTCTGGTTGATGGCACTTCTTATCTCTATCGCGCCTATCACGCTCTACCCCCTTTAAATAATACAAAAGGTGAACCCACTGGGGCTATTTATGGCGTCATTAACATGCTACGCAAACTGATCAAAGACTATCAACCGGATCATATTGGGATCGTATTCGATGCAAAAGGCAAAACCTTCCGTGAAGACCTCTATACCGCCTATAAAGCCAACCGTGCGACGATGCCTGAAGAATTACAACAACAAATAGAACCTCTCTATGCCATTGTTGATAGCCTGGGGCTACCTCGATTAATCCTAGAGGGCGTAGAAGCCGATGACGTCATCGCCAGTTTAGCGGAAAAAGCCATACAACAGCATTTACCGGTCTTAATTTCTACCGGTGATAAAGATTTTGCACAATTGGTTAATCCGCATATTACCTTAGTCAACACCATGACGAATACCGTCCTCGATCGTGAAGGCGTCATAAAAAAATTTGGCGTAACACCCGAACAAATAACCGATTATCTCAGTTTAGTCGGTGACGCGGTGGACAACGTACCCGGCATTCCTAATGTAGGACCCAAAACCGCCGCTAAATGGCTTAATCAGTATGGTGATTTAGCCACTCTCATAAAAAATGCCGCTGACATTAGCGGTAAAGTCGGTGAAAATCTTCGTGCGCACCTGGATCAACTCCCACTGTCTCGTCAATTGGTCACTATTAAAAAAGATATTGAACTCAATGTAGACATAGAAGATTTACGTCCTAAAGCCGCGGATACTGCAGAATTAATGCGCTGGTATAAACAACTTGAATTTAAAGGATGGATAAAAGAATTAGAAAAAACCACCCCACCGATTGAAGAAGAAAATACCGCGACAAAAAATACAGACTCACAGCAATGGGATTTTCAGCAAGTGCCGCGGAATTGCGAATTGAGCGGCAACACAGCTGAAAATTCTAGTGCGAAGAATATACCTAAAAAAAACTATCCCATTATCCTAGATGAACCCAGCCTGGATCATTGGATTAAACAATTAGAAACCGCCTCAGAATGGGCATTGGATACGGAAACAACCAGCTTAGATGCCATGAATGCAGAATTAGTCGGTTTGTCATTTGCAATTAAGCCAGGAAAAGCCGTCTACATTCCACTTGCACATGATTATCTGGATGCACCTAAACAACTGGATAGGAATTTGGTACTAAAAAAACTAAAACCGCTTTTGGAAAATCCTAAACAATTAAAAATAGGTCATAATCTAAAATATGATATGAGCGTATTGGCAAACTACGGTATACAGTTGCAAGGGCTTGCTTTTGATACCATGCTAGAATCTTACTTACTCGATAGTGCCAGCAATCAACACAGTTTAGATAATGCGGCCTTAAAATATCTGGATTATAAAACCATTCATTTCGTTGATATTGCCGGTAAAGGTGCCAAACAAAAAACCTTTAACCAAATCGATCTCACCACCGCTGGCGAGTATGCCGCCGAAGATAGCGATATTGCCTTGCAATTACACCAAACACTCTGGCCGCAATTAACCCAAACACCGCCCTTAGCCACCGTCTTAACCACACTTGAAATGCCACTGGTTTCTGTCTTATCACGTATAGAACGCTATGGTGTTTTAATCGATGCAGCATTACTAAAAAAACAAAGTGTTTCGCTAGCAAAACGTCTTTTAATCCTAGAAAAAAAAGCCTATGACTTAGCAGGAAAAACCTTTAACTTAAGCTCACCCAAACAACTACAAACTATTTTATTTATCGAACAAGGGTTACCTATCGTAGAAAAAACACCGACTGGACAAGCATCCACTTCTGAAAGTGTTCTGCAAAGCTTAGCATTAGAATACCCCTTGGCTAACGTTATTCTAAAACACCGCAGCCTAAGTAAATTAAAATCGACCTATACCGACAAACTACCACTACAAATTAATCCAAAAACGGGACGAGTGCATACCTCGTATCACCAAGCGGCCGTTTCCACAGGACGTCTTTCATCCTCTGACCCCAATCTGCAAAATATCCCGGCACGCACCGAAGAAGGGCGGAAAATTCGCCAGGCTTTTATTGCGGCACCCGGTTACCGTATCATTTCCGCTGACTATTCACAAATTGAACTACGCATCATTGCACATTTTTCACAAGATAAAGGCCTGCTAGATGCATTTGCACAAGGACTGGATATTCACCAAGCCACGGCCGCCGAAGTACTCAAAATTCCGCTGGAAAAAGTCACCTCCGAACAACGTCGTAGCGCAAAAGCCGTTAATTTTGGCCTTGTTTATGGTATGTCTGCTTTTGGTTTAGCACGACAACTCGGTATTGGACGTGAAGAAGCCAAACAATACATTGATCGTTATTTTATGCGCTACCCTGGTGTAAAAAATTATATGGAACGTACGCGGCAACAAGCCAAACAACAAGGTTATGTCACGACCCTATTAGGAAGGCGCTTAAACTTACCGCGAATTAACGCCAGCGATCCATTGCAACGCAAGGCCAGTGAACGTGCTGCCATTAATGCACCACTACAAGGCAGTGCGGCAGACATTATCAAAAAAGCCATGATCGATGTGGATCATGCCTTTTTATCGCAAGGTATAGATGCACGTATGATCATGCAAGTCCACGACGAACTGGTCGTTGAAGCGGCGATCAGCTGCCAAGCTAAAGCCAAGCAATTACTCGAAGAACATATGGTTAATGTGGTAAAACTCCGTGTTCCTCTCATCGTGGATATTCATACAGGCCATAATTGGGCTGAATCTCCATAA
- a CDS encoding GMP reductase: MRIEQEIRLDFKDVLIRPKRSTLQTRADVDLTREYTFKHSQFSWKGMPIIASNMDHTGTFAMAESLAKHKLLTAIDKFADLKEWKQFHAKHPKLHKYCFATTGIKPEDAAFLDKILKAVPTPFICIDVANGYTQRFVDCIRTLREKYPTKTLIAGNVVTAEMAEELVLAGADIIKVGIGPGSVCTTRLKTGVGYPQLSAIIECADAVHGLGGHLCADGGCVSPGDVAKAFSAGADFVMLGGMFAGHEECSGEKIQEDGKWFMRFYGMSSSEAMYKHHGRMNAYRASEGRSVNVPYRGKVENTVLDILGGLRSTCTYVGAQRLKELSKRTTFLRVTQQLNEVFAALQVNEVVNDN; the protein is encoded by the coding sequence ATGCGTATTGAGCAAGAAATAAGATTAGACTTTAAAGATGTATTAATTCGTCCTAAGCGAAGCACGTTGCAGACCCGTGCCGATGTTGATCTCACTCGAGAATATACTTTTAAGCACTCGCAGTTTTCTTGGAAAGGAATGCCTATTATTGCATCCAATATGGATCATACCGGCACCTTTGCTATGGCTGAGAGTTTAGCCAAGCATAAGTTACTGACGGCGATTGATAAATTTGCTGACTTAAAAGAATGGAAGCAGTTTCATGCAAAACATCCCAAATTACATAAGTATTGTTTTGCAACCACGGGTATTAAACCAGAAGACGCAGCATTCCTCGATAAAATTCTGAAAGCCGTTCCAACCCCTTTTATTTGTATTGATGTAGCAAATGGTTATACGCAGCGCTTTGTGGATTGTATTCGTACTTTACGCGAAAAATATCCTACAAAGACCTTGATTGCGGGTAATGTGGTGACGGCTGAAATGGCCGAAGAATTAGTTTTAGCCGGTGCCGATATTATTAAAGTGGGGATAGGCCCTGGTTCTGTTTGTACCACGCGTTTAAAAACCGGGGTGGGTTATCCGCAGTTATCCGCTATTATTGAATGTGCGGATGCGGTGCATGGTTTGGGTGGGCATTTATGTGCCGACGGAGGCTGTGTTTCACCTGGCGACGTAGCGAAAGCATTTTCGGCAGGGGCTGATTTTGTTATGTTAGGCGGTATGTTTGCCGGCCATGAAGAGTGCTCAGGCGAAAAGATACAGGAAGACGGTAAATGGTTTATGCGCTTTTATGGCATGAGCTCGAGTGAGGCGATGTATAAACATCATGGCCGAATGAATGCTTACCGTGCCAGCGAAGGTCGCTCCGTGAATGTTCCGTATCGAGGAAAGGTTGAAAATACTGTGCTCGATATTTTAGGCGGACTACGTTCTACCTGTACTTATGTCGGTGCACAGCGCTTAAAAGAACTTTCAAAACGTACCACTTTTTTACGTGTCACCCAGCAATTGAATGAGGTTTTTGCTGCGCTACAGGTTAATGAGGTAGTTAACGATAATTAA
- a CDS encoding cytochrome c maturation protein CcmE, with translation MDAVRRQRLYFSILALAILAVIGALFFYPLKQNFNLFYTPSQIAKGLVAAGQSFHLGGQVKKGTIKQNSNNLQVAFVVSDPQHNVLVEYEGVLPDSFREGQSVVIDGCLDEVGIMQAKRVLIKR, from the coding sequence ATGGATGCAGTCCGAAGACAACGTCTCTACTTTAGTATACTCGCACTGGCTATATTGGCGGTGATCGGGGCGTTATTCTTCTATCCACTCAAACAAAATTTTAATTTATTTTATACGCCCAGCCAGATTGCAAAAGGTCTTGTTGCGGCGGGTCAGTCTTTTCATTTAGGCGGACAAGTAAAAAAAGGTACGATTAAGCAAAACAGCAATAATTTACAAGTCGCTTTTGTTGTCAGCGATCCTCAGCATAATGTATTAGTTGAGTATGAAGGTGTATTACCTGATTCCTTCCGTGAGGGACAATCGGTGGTGATAGACGGTTGTTTGGACGAGGTAGGCATTATGCAGGCGAAGCGGGTGCTGATAAAGCGTTAG
- a CDS encoding FAD assembly factor SdhE, translating to MINEDCKLNSNAAESSSAKSLNRLRWQCRRGMLELDLLLLPFVEKHYAGLSASDQELFEELLSYQDQDLYQVLIKNKSVEDPQLGRLVEAISHGG from the coding sequence ATGATAAATGAGGATTGTAAATTGAATAGCAACGCCGCCGAAAGTTCCAGTGCGAAGAGTTTAAATCGTTTACGTTGGCAATGTCGTAGGGGCATGCTCGAACTCGATCTTTTACTTTTGCCCTTTGTTGAGAAACATTATGCGGGCTTAAGTGCGTCTGATCAGGAATTGTTTGAGGAATTGCTCAGCTACCAAGACCAAGATCTTTATCAGGTATTAATTAAGAATAAATCCGTTGAAGATCCGCAGCTCGGTCGTTTGGTAGAGGCGATTAGCCATGGCGGTTAA
- a CDS encoding protein YgfX: MAVKFFRLKPSYYLAILLLIIHGGAIACLWVVPWPWWTKLLLVLAALVSFMTLFRQHVLLNNPRSIIEFWQQKGGHWQLKDNLAEIKTAKLADNSICTRYFVLLNFNCFNKQQPVSHVSVLVLSDSLNEHDFRCLRRQLQRIS, from the coding sequence ATGGCGGTTAAATTTTTCCGTCTAAAACCATCCTATTATTTAGCTATTTTATTATTGATTATTCACGGTGGTGCGATTGCTTGTTTATGGGTGGTACCTTGGCCTTGGTGGACTAAATTATTGTTAGTGTTAGCCGCTTTAGTCAGTTTTATGACGCTTTTTCGTCAGCATGTTTTATTGAATAACCCACGTTCCATTATCGAATTTTGGCAGCAAAAAGGGGGACATTGGCAATTAAAGGATAATTTGGCTGAGATAAAAACCGCAAAGCTAGCGGATAATAGTATTTGTACGCGCTATTTTGTTTTACTAAATTTTAACTGTTTTAACAAACAGCAACCGGTATCTCATGTCAGTGTATTAGTATTATCGGATAGCTTGAATGAGCACGATTTTCGGTGTTTGAGGCGACAATTGCAGCGTATATCCTAG
- the erpA gene encoding iron-sulfur cluster insertion protein ErpA produces the protein MSEALQQQVTPQVEPAAQVVTITENAVNKVWELIQEEDNLALKLRVFITGGGCSGFQYGFTFDEVQNEDDTVVSKQAVGSGTVQLLIDPMSLQYLMGAEIDYKSDLSGEQFIIRNPNAKTTCGCGSSFAA, from the coding sequence ATGAGCGAAGCACTACAACAGCAAGTCACCCCTCAGGTAGAACCCGCCGCGCAAGTGGTGACGATAACCGAAAATGCAGTAAATAAGGTATGGGAGCTAATACAGGAAGAAGACAATTTAGCGCTGAAGCTTCGAGTTTTTATTACAGGAGGCGGGTGCTCTGGGTTTCAATATGGTTTTACCTTTGATGAAGTGCAGAATGAAGATGATACGGTAGTGAGTAAACAGGCTGTAGGCAGTGGAACCGTGCAACTCTTGATTGACCCGATGAGTTTGCAATACCTAATGGGCGCAGAAATTGATTATAAATCCGATTTAAGCGGAGAACAGTTTATTATCCGCAACCCAAATGCGAAGACCACCTGTGGCTGTGGTTCATCATTTGCTGCTTAG
- a CDS encoding oxidative stress defense protein, producing the protein MKLKTLILATIALGILPLTLPAKAGELPEGPHIVTSGTSSVEATPNMATISIEVSVSANNAAEAKKQVDLRVAQYFDFLRQNDIEKKDINAANLNTQPEYDYPKTGQAVLKGYRAVRQVQVTVRQIDKLNPLLDGALKLGLNEINAIKFGVANPSIYRQQARQKAIENAISVADSLAEGFKVKRGPIYSIRYSVANDQARHIVLMYKSSEANSAKTYEQETIHFDDQVDVVFELENPKQQMMNHSHRWSSHLGCG; encoded by the coding sequence ATGAAGTTGAAGACCTTGATTTTGGCCACCATAGCACTAGGCATATTGCCTCTGACGCTACCCGCTAAGGCGGGTGAACTACCTGAAGGGCCACATATCGTTACTTCTGGTACCTCCAGTGTTGAAGCAACCCCCAACATGGCAACTATTTCTATTGAAGTCAGCGTATCGGCTAACAATGCCGCTGAGGCTAAAAAACAGGTTGATCTCCGTGTCGCCCAATATTTTGACTTCCTACGTCAAAACGATATTGAAAAAAAAGACATTAATGCGGCAAATTTAAATACTCAACCAGAATACGATTATCCGAAAACGGGCCAAGCCGTGCTAAAAGGCTACCGCGCCGTACGTCAGGTTCAAGTAACCGTACGCCAGATAGATAAACTTAATCCGCTATTAGACGGAGCATTGAAGTTGGGGTTAAATGAAATCAACGCTATAAAGTTTGGTGTAGCAAATCCTAGCATTTACCGTCAGCAGGCACGCCAAAAAGCCATTGAAAATGCCATTTCTGTAGCGGATTCATTAGCAGAAGGCTTTAAAGTCAAACGAGGGCCCATTTATAGCATTCGCTATAGTGTGGCCAATGATCAAGCCAGGCATATTGTTCTTATGTATAAAAGCTCGGAAGCCAATTCAGCCAAAACTTATGAGCAAGAAACCATCCATTTTGATGACCAAGTGGATGTCGTATTTGAGTTAGAGAATCCTAAGCAGCAAATGATGAACCACAGCCACAGGTGGTCTTCGCATTTGGGTTGCGGATAA
- a CDS encoding anhydro-N-acetylmuramic acid kinase, producing MKKLYIGLMSGTSMDAVDTALVDFSDGTPKLIATHKTHLSPELRGALNQLCATDSPKITQLAELDVKMAHVFADATKTLLAKTSFSKKDILAIGSHGQTVFHYPQSNYPFSIQIGDPNIIAEKTGITTIADFRRRDIAAGGQGAPLTPAFHNFMFRSEKEDRIVLNLGGIANITYLPANTKSPIIGFDTGPANLLLDKWIYEHQRQWFDEDGNWAASASFDDKLLQQFLSDPYFHLAPPKSTGHDYFNLNWLKSQLIQGRKSLPPATVQATLCELTAASIGIAIQQLDSEQGSILLCGGGSKNTYLKKRLENHCPKHQIYPCDDLQFPAEWIEAMAFAWFAKQTLEGKTSNLPEVTGARNPTVLGGIYLKA from the coding sequence ATGAAAAAACTCTATATCGGCCTCATGTCGGGGACCAGCATGGATGCCGTGGACACCGCTTTAGTGGATTTTTCGGACGGCACCCCTAAGCTCATCGCTACACATAAAACGCATTTATCGCCCGAATTAAGAGGCGCGTTAAATCAATTGTGCGCAACTGACTCGCCCAAAATCACCCAGCTTGCTGAACTCGATGTGAAAATGGCACATGTGTTTGCGGACGCCACAAAAACATTATTGGCAAAAACATCCTTTTCTAAAAAGGATATTCTCGCCATTGGCAGCCATGGACAAACCGTTTTTCATTATCCCCAATCGAATTATCCTTTCTCCATACAAATCGGCGACCCGAACATTATTGCTGAAAAAACCGGTATTACGACGATTGCTGACTTCAGACGTCGCGATATAGCAGCGGGTGGACAAGGCGCGCCCTTAACACCCGCCTTTCACAATTTTATGTTTCGCTCTGAAAAAGAAGACCGCATTGTGCTTAATCTCGGTGGTATTGCAAACATCACCTATCTACCCGCTAATACTAAAAGCCCTATTATTGGTTTTGATACCGGTCCCGCTAACTTATTACTGGACAAATGGATCTATGAACACCAACGTCAATGGTTCGACGAAGACGGAAATTGGGCTGCGAGCGCTTCTTTTGACGATAAACTGCTACAACAGTTTTTATCGGATCCCTATTTTCATTTAGCACCTCCAAAAAGCACCGGGCATGATTACTTTAATCTGAACTGGCTAAAATCCCAACTCATTCAAGGCAGAAAATCGTTGCCGCCTGCCACCGTTCAAGCTACCTTATGTGAACTAACCGCAGCCAGCATTGGCATAGCAATCCAACAGCTTGATAGCGAACAAGGATCGATCTTACTCTGTGGTGGCGGCAGCAAAAATACCTATTTAAAAAAGCGTCTAGAAAATCACTGTCCAAAACACCAAATATATCCCTGCGATGATCTACAGTTTCCAGCAGAATGGATAGAAGCGATGGCATTTGCATGGTTTGCCAAACAAACCTTAGAAGGAAAAACCAGTAACCTGCCTGAAGTCACCGGCGCGAGAAACCCCACCGTTCTAGGCGGAATCTACTTAAAAGCGTAA